The stretch of DNA ATTAGCTGCTGACCACAGCTAGGTCCAAAGCATATTTGTCTTCTcgttattatttttcatttgttCTATTAAGGCTCCTAAAAAATCCTAAAACTACCTATTTCTGCAACAAGATCCAAAATTGTaatcacaataaattaaattaattgttttagcgATTAGTTCAATGTTCAAGAGAATTTTAATTACATCTTCCTtctaagattataagattataaAAGACCTAAGTTATACAGTTAGCTTAATGTTAATTGATGAGTTTGAAATAATATGGATTTGGAATTTTATCGTTTCATTAAAACTCATCCaggaaaaatattttgtttagcAAACAAATATCAGGTTGGGATCatcagaaaaaatattttcacagGATCAATCTGAGATTGTAGGGATCATATATTTCAGAGTAACTCTGATGTAAGCAAATAGAATTTTAGAGGTTATCAACACCATTGATAGGAACATTACAGAGAATAGAAAGGAAGCAAAGTTGAAAATTGAATGTCGCTGCATACTAtaaagaaaactacataaagagAAACTCCTACCAAAAGTAAAGTTCTTGCATACCTGATTTTCTGCTTCTCTTTCACTAATGGTACTGTGGATCACCTTTTTGGTCAACCCTATATTTGTTAAAATTGGTTAAAGATGATACCAAACATAATATCGAGAAATCTTGCCAAAATTAGAGCATAATATCTTACAATACAAAATAGATAAAAGCATGCCTCAGGAATGCTACAAAAAGTGTGGAACAACAGATGTCGGCATATATTAGCTGCTTACCACTAGCTGCGTGATGACTCTGACACCATTCCCCCATTCTGTCTAAACATTCTTTAGTTTGGTGGATAACCAAATCAGGACCCTAAAAGAGAAAATTATCCTGAatcacaaaaacaaaaagaactaTATGTATGTATCTATACACTCATAGCAAAAGAGAAATTTTCTTCAATCATAACGAAgagaaaatatacatttatagaACAAGCACGCTGCATGTGAATCATCGACTCAATCATGCAGTGTTAGCAATTATATGGGCAATCTGAACaagaaaaaagagaataatTTGCCATAATGTGGTAGAAGACGAATTCAATTTGGGAAAGAGTAAAATATAGGTTTCTGTATGAATTTCTTCATATATATTGAACTTAGAAAGTACCTTTTGATAAGTTTCTTTTAGGCTGTGAAGGTTGATGGATATATTTATCTTTCTTCCCGTTTTAGCTTTGTGAAGATTTctaatttgatttgattttttcCCTGTGTTTATGGTTTAGATGAAATTGATccctttttacatttttttttttaatttctgaaTATTTCATTGTCTTTTTCTTCTAATATCTCTTAATCTAACAAAACCTTTTTTTTCATTCGAAAACAAATACTCATCAGTACTCAGGAGGTAAAAATGGTTTCTCTATAAAAGTAAATGCTAGATACTTAGTAATGCAAAGAGACTCACGAGTACTTATTTCAAAAGAAACTCACGAGTACTTATTTCAACCGTACATTCACATGTTTCACACTCTTTCCTTTCTAAGCGGAAAACAAGAATTTGTCAGAAACAAGCCAAGAAACTATAAAGGAATTAACAGACAAGCAAACCTCTAACAAAGGACTTAATGTGAAACAGTAGTTCTACTATCACTAGCCCTCACACAAATATTGTTGCAATTGACTTTGCGTAAGAGCTTGGTGAGCAATTGTGCAGCACACTAAAGAGTGTTGTAATTAATATTGAGTGTAATTCGGaataataattactaaattTGATGTATTTGTTTAACCAAATAATTACACAATAACAATACAATTGGCGGTAATTGAAGAAGTCTCAATTATACTCTTCAATTCTTTTAGCAGCTAGGAGAATTGGCTGAGTAATTACaaaatgttattatttttaaataaatatttattacacaaatattacttttatgtgtACTTACTAACTCATTTGATAAACGAAATAAGAATTCTTCAAGTAATTACTACTTGACATCCATATAATTATTGTGTTGTGTAATAACCCTCATGTTAATGGGTTTCTCTAAATGTACATTTATTTATCACTGCTCGAAATGTGCGGCCAAGACTATAAAGTTGCAATGTACATCATCAACTAACTGCGTACTTGGTGTTCACTAGTACATTTATAAGAATATCCTACTAGTGCATTTATAAGAATTATAAGTTTTgcttgttacaattttttttttaacaaagttTTGCTTGTTACACACATCTACACTCTTTTGTAAATAATGAAGTTTAAAGCTCTTAGAACAATTACAATATTTTAACCAATCTCGGTATGCCTTACCAAGAAGTGAGCATAGATAATTGCTTGCAATCGTACCACATTAAGATTACATTCAGTGGTAAGtataattaaaagaataaacataAACAAGGAGAACACACAAAATGGATAACAACTAACATATAAAAGAGGTGCCaaataaaaaacaagaaaacacaACCAAAAAAGAAATGCTAGAAGGTTCATAATACAATACCAAAATGGAAAAGTACCTCCACTTGTTTGTTCAAATTGCCATCGGTAATTATACAAGCAATCTCCAGTATCCGATCAACTTCGACATTCAAAcctacacatacacataaatgaaccaataaacatatatatgatAAATAAGTGACCAGGAAaactatacatatatttatatagtgaCTTGCCCTGAGTTTCACTTCCATGCAAAGAGAATCAACTTACTAATAGCAGAAAGTAAGTTCACAACATAGCCAACGGGCTGATgagaaatttaatattcttacaTCACACATAAGTAGGTGATAcagataaaaaatattaaatacccATCTTAATCatcattatataaaaaaaaaacataataaaaaaatacccaTCTTAAGTATATCCGCAAGAAAAAGGAATAAAAGTTGAAATATGaacataaattttataaaattataatattactgCCAGGGATAGTTTTTGTTTTATAGATGTTGGGGCTTTTGCTAAACATAATGTCACCATTTAATAGGCATCTGAAGCATTGTTTTAAATAAGGTTTGAAATTCCACTTCATTTTATGAATTTGGAAAGTATTGAACTCCTTAGAAATTCATTTTCTCTTTTTCGAAAGAACATTTTCTCTTTCTATTCCTTAGGTATTTATCATTTATTCTTCTCCATCTAAAAATAAACTGTCAAGCAAgacataaataaatttgaatgaCAAAAGTTCAGAGAATAGATATACACTATAGTACATATATGAATCATAAACATATTTAGGCAGATCTCCTAAAAGACCTTGCAGAAAACAAGCATGCACTAACTAAGCACTCTTTCATAGTGATCAAACAACAGACTGAGTACTTAGTACTTACCAGTCATTTCTAAGTCGATCCAAACAAGAGGCATCTTATACTCTGTTGAAGGGATATTATGTTTGCTTTTTTCCTCCTTTGCCTCGCTGTCATGGTTGCTTGCTTTGTCATCTTTCATGCCTGCACCAAGAAATCTGCAATAATTAGTAAGAACAATTTGGCCAAACCCAGCAAATTCTCGAAAACACAATCCCAACAATACAAGTTTTCATGATTGACACTATTTATATTCATACACTTCACCAGATGGGTACAGTTAAAAACTAAGGTAAACAGCATAGCAAGCATGACTTGTACCAAAACTAGCTTGTAAAATGTCAACTACACAGTCCATAGCTAAACCTATTAATAgcttttcaataaaaaattcaTTCAACACAGCCTTCTTGTAATTTTACAAATAATGAGCATGTAATATTCAAGTACATTCTCAGGATTCATACGCTCTAAAGcaaccaaaaacaaaaataagatGATAAATAAGTGAAAACTTGGAAAACTCCAATTTAGTTTCAAGATGATAATACAAGAAGATATATTACTGATTATCCCTATTGAAAACAAAACATAGAAATTTCAAGGCAAAACACAAACCAATTAAAAGAAAAACCGCATACAAATATACACAAACTAAACAAGTAAAGAGCCCTAAAATACGAAAGATATAAGAATAAACTGAGTACCAGAACTGGACGCTCCGTGTTTGGGTTCAGAAGCGTTGGAGGCCTCCGCCGCTGCTGCCGCCGCCTCTCGGGCTTGATCATCGTCTTCAGCATCAAGGTCAAGGACAGAGAAAGCATTGGCGAGGGGCTCCATAGCGTTTGCTTCAAGGAGTGTTGGGGTTCACTCCGTTTGGAGCCAATATAATGGGGAAAAGTAGTGTAGGAGGGAAGTGCAATGGACTTCAATCTTACTTGTTTTTATTCAAGTTAACTGCACCTATTTCTATTTTCTAGTTGAGgggtaaaataataaagtaattttgtttaggagtttttttatttttacacttaaaaataatttttttttttttttttttttgtatttttatgaaattttatatagaaactcttattgcaactagcgctgcaacctaaatcgcaacaaaaaatcatatagcaacccacatagaaatCACCTGagaaaccactttagaaacttaaaccgtaaatttaaaaaaaaaaaatagtatatagagtaatttccctttttttattattattttctagttGTAGGGAAAATAATAAGGTAATGTTTTAAATTAGTACAAAATAATACTATCAACTCGATTATTTTTATTACTtgttaataaaaaatatctGAATAACATGAAtagatccaaaaaaaaaaaaaaatatatatatatatatatatagacagtTTGTTCATTACACTTAGGGGTGGGCatcatccaatctaatccaattgAATCGAatcgatccaattcaatccaattacaaaaagttggatatccaattacaattggattggattggatgctaaaagttggattctaattggattggatcggttattggatgtcaatctcaaaatccaattaaaaaccgatccaatccaattatatttatataataaaaaaaattgaaaaatatatttattatatttttattagattttttttatatgttgaatttgtaatacttaattgtttagtgtatttattttcatgatattttgttctattttattacttagaaatgttgttgttttaattatttaaaacttttagctacaatacacttgtaagaatagtatatttatgaagtattaaacttaaataaaaagtgatacttagtttttttacttatttttctttatatttttaagctaacattgaaatttaggtgtgtaattggatatccaattaaaaaaccgatccaatccaattactattggattggattttgaggtctaattggattggatcggatgatgattttccaaatccaattactaattggattggatcggatgatgattttccaaatccaattactaattggattggatcggatgaggaaaaaaaggttggattggatcggatgcccaCCCTATTTGCACTGTTAGATTaagttattattaagttttaatttgacaaaaattGAGCTCAAGTACTATTTTATaccattttaaataatatagagtctatattattattttacaaagtagagtccaaaaaaatatttaccttatatttatatagttGTAGCAAAACTCCCTGATAGGAGTTTGATTCTCCAAAAGTGATAGGCTCATATTCGTAGCACTAAGACTTTGGAGGATATTCTACTACCTCTAAGACTTCAGCTCTTGGTTCATGTCGAAGTGATCTTGCATACCTTTCTAAGGCCTTCATTGAATTTCCAGCTATGTGAGGGCCTCCAACGATCTCTAGCCTACTTGCAACTGGTGTAGGCTGAAGAGGTGCATTGCCCCAAGCTGAAGCTTTAGGTCGTACATACCGCTGAAGAGTAGCATGTTTGCGTCTTATAAGAAAATCTATCTCATCCCGTAACTAATTACACTTATTAGTGTTATGACCGTAATTGTTGTGGTAGCGACAGAATTTGTTCATGTCCCTCTTCCCCGACTCCTTGAAGGGAAAAGGTTTGTAATACGACATTGTTGACTGTGTGGTCGTATAGATCTCCTCTCTTGGATCCAAGAGAATGGAGTAGGTGGTGAATCAAGGCTCATACTCTCGTAAGGGCTTGCCCCCAATCTTAGGTTTCTTTCCACCTGTGGAGTTTCCTGGCTTACCACCGTTGTTGGCTCTCTTTCCTCCGTTCGAACCTCCCTTCTTCCCATTGCCTTGCGCCTTAGCAACAGGGGCTTCAGAATCTGGTGACTTCTTCTTGCCACCTTTTGAGCCCTTGGCTCAAGTGACGACTTCTTCAAGTTTTATAAAGCCATTTGCTCTATCTAAGAAGTCATTCATGGTGTCCACTGCCTTGAGAGAAAGGTCATAGCACAAACGACTCACCCCCTTGAGTCCAGCTACGAGTGTCATTACCCTTGTGTCCTCACTAAGACTTTTGGTCTTAGCAGCTGCCTCTAAGAACCGTTGAATGTAGTCATTAAGGATCTCGTCTTCCTATTGCTTAACATCCACCAAACAATTGGGCTCGATCTAGCATGGTCGAGAAAGAGTGAATTAGTTGCCAAAAACATCCACTAGATCTTTCCATGATTCGATTGACCCATGAAAGAGCTTAAGGTACCACCGTTGAGCTAGGCCTGTTAGTGTGGCAGGGAACATTATGCACCTGATGTTGTCTCTCATACCTTGCAGATCGGTTTGTACTTTGAAGAAGTGGATGTGAGATAGTGGATCTTCCAGCCCAATGTATTGATTCCATGAAGGGTTCTTGAACGTCGAAGGAATGGGAAGATCTTTGATCGTTCACTAATGCTGCCAACATGTCGAATTCTATCTGGTTGACCCCATGGGTGGTGGTCTGCATCCTAGTCGAAGCTTCTATAACCCAAGTAAGGTCTTCTCTAAAAGTTCATGCTTCCACCATTATCTTCTTGGTTAAGAGGTCACGCACGTCTCTTGGTCTTCCAAGTCGATTTTGTACTTCGGTCGACCTAGGTCTTATCTTTGTCTCCTAACTGCAGGGTCATGAAGGCAGCTCTAATGAGGCCTCTAAAATGAACTCTGGATCGTCTCGGGATGACCTGTTGTGAGAGTGTTCATTCAGAGCATTATAGTGGCTACTTCCCTCAATATAGTCCCTAGTGGGATCATAAGTGCAAAGAGAACTCGTTGCTCAGGTTTAATTCCTCTCCATGTACTCGAGAGAAGTATTCGTATTGTTGGCCATCCAGGCCACGAGCAAAGTAACAACACAATTCACCACTTTCATCTCGGAAGAACTTCTGAGTATGAAGTGGTTCATTGGTCCTTACTCGTTGGATCTCGTAGCCTTTAGTTTCGAAGTAGTGTCTCCTACTACTTCCTTCAGTTTAGGGTCTCGAGGTCTAATTTCATGAGAACAATGAGAAGGACTTAGTGGAAGAGTCATGTTGGTTCTCTCATTATAGCGAGGTCATTCAACATCCGGTGGAGGGCCCATTGGTTGGCGCCCACGAGCTTGAACCCTCTCGGGCTCTTGTTCAAAGGCACTTTCCCTCTTAGAAGTCTCCACACCTGGTGTTTGCTTAGTACTTGCTCGGTTACCAAGTGTAATAGTGGTGTTCCAAGTGTCAAGGGTTTCACCTTGAGCACTAGTTCCCACATGACCAATTGGTCGACGGGGAGTCTTTATCACCAACTCAAAAAAACCCATGCAAGAGGTAGTTCCACGATTAGAGCGATAAGCTTCTCTAATCCGTCGAGACCGTGCTAGCTCTCCATTGTTCCTGATCAACGTGTTGGCTTTCAATTTTCCTCTAGTTTTTCATGAACCAGTGTTGAAACTGTTCATGTTGCTTATCGAGAGAGTCTTGCAGCTAGTGGTGGCAAAACGTGTCATCGTGTCGTGTTCGTGTCATATTTTATGTGACCCGCTTTATATTTCGTGTCAAGCGTATCGACCCGTTTTTTGACTCGTGTCTAATTATCTCAACCCTAACCCGACCCATAAAAAATCGTGTCGTGTTCGTGTCGACCCACTATGACCCGTTTTGCTATTATTAAAGCTAAAATTGTagagaaaattaataaatttaagctccattaaaaaacttatatacatttatgtatatatagtttgttctatgtataataaaaattaaaaaaattaaaatatttttaatttcatgttaaagaaaattaaattaaattttttttaacttaacatttaatcactaaatatatatttttatataattatattattattattattaattttttattttattatatttaaaaaaatcgtGTCAAACGTGTCACATTCGTGTTAAGCGGGTCGTGTCGTGTTTGACCCGTTTTTATTTCGTGTCAAGTCGTGTCGACCCGTTTTCGACCCGCATCTAATTTTCCCGACCCTAACCCGTAAAATTCGTGTCGTGTTCGTGTTCGTGTGTCGTGCCGAAACCCGTTTTGCCATCCCTACTTGCAGCTGTTGTTGCAAATCAACCACAGTTTTCTTGGAAccattttaccaggatcttagatctactctcaagtatgttgaattaacaacctaaatatgaacttataaaacgatggaaaattaaacacataaaagtaagagaaatcttacattgggtgcagcggaatatatgtctcctcccactcagatctctaacccttgattcctttctgtcgcagagtataatcaagatctgagcccgatagtccttttttgttgtctctgaattctacacagccttccacactatgattgaggtattacttgatgtgtgtgggtactactctatcactcatagatttcgaaacagagaaggtagagagagagagagagggtggcggcttagAGAGAGTTTTgtgtgagaaaattctgtcagaatctTGTGTGTgcaaaaactgaagcctttaccttttatttatagaagaccacctagggttatggttgaattaattgacatttaaaaattgaaaaatcaatgggaaaagggaagcaaagtggccggcctacgcattgtggaaacaagacttgccacttttccaactttccttttcctacattgctagtttcctattttgtcaaaaactgccaattcctttgttcaaccacataaatgtcaaatctaattatttaataattaaaattaattatcaaataatatattgtcatttatttattaataataaaactaattaaagtttcccaattaataaatatacccttcaaattctttatttactgttttgcccttaataagtgataaattctcaaatagacatagtcataacttgagaattataattgattaattaaaatcaattaaatgagtctgacaagtaatattgtctcaactagtggggggaccatgggtctatatatccgagcttgcaataagcaaatcaagaatttactaattaaattcactgacttattaatcttcgttgaatcaacgcatagaacttagaattgcactctcagtatatagaatgctctatatgttccaccatatagacacatcattagttatctattgttataatcctaatgtgatcaatgatcctctatatggatgatttacattgtaaagggacttaattaccgtaacaccctacaatgtattttatccttaaaacacttaaccctgtataaatgatatttcagctaagtgaaatgagtactccatcatttatctcgtttggttaagctcgaaggaaatcatcttttgcttactattcgccagatagaagctatagattccatatttatgttagcgctcccactcaattgcactaccgtgttcccaaaatgtacgtatcaccctgacccaaaagtaggcttaactaacaaatcaaagaacacgagtaacactcttgagattgagcctaaccatatcaggatttcgatcatgtgatctaggatcaacttagtgatattgaattgaatagatattacggtaagttttataaatctatttcaaagttcaatatcg from Cannabis sativa cultivar Pink pepper isolate KNU-18-1 chromosome 2, ASM2916894v1, whole genome shotgun sequence encodes:
- the LOC115721062 gene encoding oligoribonuclease isoform X2, which produces MEPLANAFSVLDLDAEDDDQAREAAAAAAEASNASEPKHGASSSGMKDDKASNHDSEAKEEKSKHNIPSTEYKMPLVWIDLEMTGLNVEVDRILEIACIITDGNLNKQVEGPDLVIHQTKECLDRMGEWCQSHHAASGLTKKVIHSTISEREAENQIKGKPQLKKVNTEQWMISGKASWNSNTSKRIYLKLQSQKGDGEMDVGLSVNFQCGGLIFHGTST
- the LOC115721062 gene encoding oligoribonuclease isoform X1: MEPLANAFSVLDLDAEDDDQAREAAAAAAEASNASEPKHGASSSGMKDDKASNHDSEAKEEKSKHNIPSTEYKMPLVWIDLEMTGLNVEVDRILEIACIITDGNLNKQVEGPDLVIHQTKECLDRMGEWCQSHHAASGLTKKVIHSTISEREAENQVIEFVKKNIGTYTPLLAGNTVYMDFIFIKKYMPELASLFSHVVVDVSSVRALCIRWYPRDQRKAPIKESKHRAMDDIRESIMELKYFKENIFKASKSKR